In one Prosthecochloris aestuarii DSM 271 genomic region, the following are encoded:
- a CDS encoding endonuclease MutS2, which yields MDGFTKKRLEFDRIVDCVSQLCLSDMGRDELSAASPLLCREALVRELERVMELKNFLLEGQPLPFAALPDTRSLVRKLETLDTYLEPEELLDIHDLLQASVSLRTFMYRNRTLYPAVNEFTVQLWMEKSLQFEIKGIVDEEARVRDTASDGLLMIRRELREGRQTLRRKMERLLRRCQENNWLMEDTVAMKNGRLVLGLRVEYKYKLPGYIQDYSQSGQTVFVEPAETLELNNRLQDLELDERREVERILREMSSRIREELDNVQHNQSVMAVFDSIYARARFAVDTAGVMPALDDGRRLKIVRGFHPWLLVTHRARGEEVFPLDMELDGDEQVLVISGPNAGGKSVGMKTVGLLCCMLHHGYLVPCSESSVFPLFDDIFIGIGDEQSIENDLSTFSSHLEQIRLILASASARSLVLIDELCSGTDVEEGSAIARAVIEELLLKECKAVITTHLGELKVYAHERKGAVNGAMEFDRATLSPSFRFLKGLPGNSFAFAMMQRLGFDRGVIDRANGFLCRKSAGFELMLDDLKTVLEENRLLRERLGEERRQLECREQQIALSEAALLRRQKEMKATVSREVQKEVEHARKMIRDIVREAKASPDAHAVESARQKLHARKKQAEAEEVKAVASLEEHVDEDRTIRPGDMVRVMTTNTTGEVVSVDRDDVVVQCGTFRLSTSLKHVEKTSKTQAKKLEREVRGSKAKGWSSRSSVLESTRLDLRGLNGDEAIVEIDRFIDKLRLNRVSSAVIIHGKGTGALRMRIADFLKTHNHVEHFRLGELSEGGSGVTVIDVL from the coding sequence ATGGATGGTTTTACGAAAAAGAGACTTGAGTTTGATAGAATAGTAGACTGCGTTTCGCAGTTGTGTTTGTCGGATATGGGGCGCGATGAACTTTCCGCTGCTTCGCCGCTCCTTTGCAGAGAGGCTCTTGTCAGAGAGCTCGAACGAGTGATGGAGCTGAAAAACTTTCTTCTCGAAGGTCAGCCGCTGCCCTTTGCTGCGCTTCCTGATACCAGATCGCTTGTGCGGAAGCTGGAAACGCTTGATACCTATCTCGAACCGGAGGAGTTACTTGATATCCATGATCTTCTGCAGGCGTCGGTTTCTCTCAGAACGTTCATGTACCGCAATCGAACGCTCTATCCGGCGGTCAATGAGTTTACGGTGCAGCTCTGGATGGAAAAGTCTCTTCAGTTCGAGATCAAAGGGATTGTTGATGAAGAGGCCAGGGTGCGTGATACTGCCAGCGACGGCTTGCTTATGATCCGGCGTGAGCTGCGGGAGGGTCGTCAAACTTTGCGACGGAAGATGGAGCGTCTTCTGCGTCGTTGTCAGGAGAACAACTGGCTGATGGAGGATACCGTGGCTATGAAGAACGGTCGTCTGGTCCTCGGGCTCAGGGTGGAGTATAAGTATAAGCTTCCGGGCTATATCCAGGACTATTCGCAAAGCGGCCAGACGGTGTTTGTTGAACCGGCTGAAACGCTTGAGCTGAACAATCGTCTGCAGGATCTTGAGCTTGATGAGCGGCGTGAGGTTGAGCGGATTCTCAGGGAAATGTCATCAAGGATCCGGGAGGAGCTGGATAATGTGCAGCATAACCAGTCGGTGATGGCTGTATTTGATTCGATCTACGCAAGGGCGCGTTTTGCTGTTGATACGGCCGGAGTCATGCCGGCGCTTGATGACGGGCGGCGATTGAAGATTGTTCGTGGTTTTCATCCATGGCTTCTGGTGACGCACCGGGCTCGCGGTGAAGAGGTGTTTCCTCTCGATATGGAGCTGGATGGTGATGAGCAGGTTCTCGTGATTTCCGGGCCGAATGCAGGAGGAAAGTCGGTGGGGATGAAAACGGTTGGTCTGCTCTGTTGTATGCTGCATCACGGCTATCTTGTTCCCTGTAGCGAGAGTTCTGTGTTTCCTCTTTTCGATGATATTTTTATAGGGATCGGTGACGAACAGTCGATTGAAAACGATCTTTCAACCTTCAGTTCGCATCTTGAGCAAATTCGTCTGATTCTCGCTTCGGCATCGGCAAGAAGTCTTGTGCTCATCGATGAACTCTGCTCGGGTACCGATGTCGAGGAGGGGAGCGCAATTGCCCGGGCGGTGATCGAGGAGCTGCTTCTTAAGGAGTGCAAGGCGGTGATTACGACCCATCTTGGCGAATTGAAGGTCTATGCTCATGAGCGGAAGGGCGCCGTTAACGGCGCTATGGAGTTTGATCGTGCGACGTTGAGTCCGTCGTTTCGTTTTCTCAAGGGTCTTCCCGGTAACAGCTTTGCTTTTGCTATGATGCAGCGCCTTGGGTTTGACCGGGGGGTTATCGACCGGGCTAACGGTTTTCTTTGCCGCAAAAGCGCCGGGTTTGAACTGATGCTTGATGATCTGAAAACGGTTCTGGAGGAGAATCGTTTGCTTCGTGAGCGTCTTGGTGAGGAGCGCAGGCAGCTTGAGTGTCGGGAGCAGCAGATCGCTCTTTCTGAAGCTGCGTTGCTGCGCCGTCAGAAAGAGATGAAAGCGACTGTTTCGCGGGAGGTGCAGAAGGAGGTTGAGCATGCTCGTAAAATGATTCGCGATATTGTCCGGGAAGCTAAAGCCTCACCTGATGCGCACGCTGTCGAATCTGCAAGGCAAAAACTTCATGCGCGCAAGAAACAGGCCGAGGCTGAGGAGGTGAAGGCTGTTGCATCATTGGAGGAGCATGTTGATGAAGATCGTACGATCAGGCCGGGTGATATGGTTCGTGTGATGACGACCAACACGACAGGTGAGGTGGTATCGGTTGACCGCGACGATGTGGTGGTGCAGTGCGGAACGTTCAGGCTGTCGACGTCGCTGAAACATGTAGAGAAGACCTCGAAAACCCAGGCGAAAAAACTTGAGCGAGAGGTTCGGGGTTCAAAAGCGAAAGGGTGGAGTTCCCGTTCATCGGTTCTTGAATCGACGCGTCTTGATCTTCGAGGCCTCAATGGCGATGAGGCGATTGTGGAAATTGACCGGTTTATCGATAAACTTCGTCTGAACAGGGTGTCGAGCGCTGTGATCATTCATGGTAAAGGAACCGGCGCCCTGCGGATGCGTATCGCGGATTTTCTGAAAACCCACAATCATGTGGAGCATTTTCGTCTTGGGGAGTTGTCTGAAGGGGGAAGCGGCGTGACGGTCATCGATGTCTTGTAA